A single genomic interval of Alistipes provencensis harbors:
- a CDS encoding TonB-dependent receptor, whose product MSLRKILLTTLFLWASGIAGAASIKGVVVDKATQEALVGATVTVDGTTKGTTTDASGRFELNLVSGSCTLLVSYVSYTARRLDVRISAEMPELHIELEPDNRVLASVTVTARKNLESERSLQTERIASNVAIENMGAREMSLKGISNVQEGVRKMTGISIAQAGQLIVRGLGDRYSITTLNGQPIASPNPDNKLIPLDIFPSSTVKNITVSKVYEVSSYADYSGAHIDIDTKENSGENFFSANFHMGGQFNTLGRDFYRMDHRSLFTQPAVDGKALSSSLPEFREYVKTKEIFDTDFSISKQTALPVFGGNLAWGHDFKVGRQTVSLLASGGMSNDRQTMNDAEFRKLEATGTITDEYSYDSYASELKMAALASLSTTLRDADRISYTFFYARNAVDTYMRREGYDQESHRLIGSNDVMHVYKLMTHQLNGLHEFGQRWQLRWSGSYSATASDEPDRRQVMYLRNEDGSVSLFKLNQQETMRYFGTLDENEWNAHAAADYGFGAGHRLTAGVSFKDKSRDYEGTRFYYDLSRLSPAIDDIYTPDDYLNFGNVANGMLTINRQKQPKDSYEAGNRILAGYLSLNLKPLPALLVNAGVRYEVSKQWVDYYNDQSIRQRRNLDKNDLFPALNVKYGFNGKHQLRLAASRTITRPSFIEMAPFLYQESYGSVQLRGNENLQNSYNYNLDLRYEFLNQQGNMVSVTGYYKYLDEPIERVQMLAGGAAVHTFRNADNGMAAGVEVEVRKSLTRTLRIAVNGTYMYTNVKLPEGGAYTNKERALQGASPYLVNADLTWSPRFGAERQLNLALLYNLQGPRIHAVGISGLGDIEQRSVHTLNFSAGYRFSRRAELKMQLTDLLDRAMVFDQEVPQTGESVEVERYRQGMGFEIGVNLKF is encoded by the coding sequence ATGTCATTGCGAAAAATTCTGCTTACAACGCTGTTTTTATGGGCTTCCGGAATCGCCGGAGCCGCTTCTATCAAAGGTGTGGTCGTCGATAAGGCGACGCAGGAAGCACTCGTCGGGGCCACTGTCACCGTGGACGGCACGACGAAAGGCACGACGACTGACGCGTCGGGACGCTTCGAACTCAATCTCGTTTCGGGTTCCTGCACGCTGCTCGTTTCCTATGTCTCTTACACTGCCCGCAGGCTCGACGTCCGAATTTCGGCGGAAATGCCGGAATTGCATATCGAACTGGAACCGGACAATCGGGTTCTTGCCTCGGTGACGGTGACGGCACGCAAAAACCTCGAATCGGAACGAAGCCTGCAAACCGAACGTATCGCCTCAAACGTGGCCATCGAAAACATGGGTGCCCGGGAGATGTCGCTCAAAGGTATTTCCAACGTGCAGGAGGGCGTGCGCAAGATGACCGGCATCTCCATCGCGCAAGCCGGGCAACTGATCGTCCGCGGACTGGGAGACCGATACAGCATCACTACGCTTAATGGGCAGCCCATCGCTTCACCCAACCCTGACAACAAATTGATCCCATTGGATATTTTTCCTTCGTCGACCGTAAAGAATATTACAGTAAGTAAAGTGTACGAAGTCAGTTCCTATGCCGACTATTCAGGCGCACATATCGACATCGACACCAAGGAAAATTCCGGAGAAAATTTCTTCTCGGCGAATTTTCACATGGGCGGGCAATTCAACACGCTGGGCCGTGACTTTTATCGCATGGACCACCGCTCGCTTTTCACACAACCAGCGGTCGACGGCAAGGCTCTCTCGTCGAGCCTGCCCGAATTTCGGGAGTATGTGAAAACAAAGGAAATTTTCGATACGGATTTTTCGATTTCGAAGCAGACTGCGCTGCCCGTCTTCGGCGGCAATCTGGCCTGGGGACACGATTTCAAGGTCGGACGGCAGACGGTGAGCCTGCTGGCCTCGGGTGGCATGAGCAACGACCGACAGACGATGAACGACGCTGAATTCCGGAAGCTCGAAGCGACGGGAACCATCACCGACGAATACTCTTATGATAGCTATGCAAGTGAACTGAAAATGGCGGCTCTGGCGAGCCTGAGTACGACTCTGCGCGATGCCGACCGCATCAGTTACACTTTCTTCTATGCCCGCAACGCCGTGGATACCTATATGCGCCGGGAGGGATACGATCAGGAGAGCCACCGTCTCATCGGCAGCAACGACGTGATGCACGTCTACAAACTGATGACCCATCAGCTCAACGGCCTTCACGAATTCGGCCAGCGGTGGCAACTGCGTTGGAGCGGCTCTTACTCGGCCACCGCCTCCGATGAGCCTGACCGCCGACAGGTCATGTACCTACGTAACGAGGACGGTTCGGTCTCGCTCTTCAAACTCAACCAGCAGGAAACTATGCGCTACTTCGGAACGCTCGACGAAAACGAATGGAACGCCCACGCCGCTGCCGATTACGGATTCGGCGCCGGGCACAGACTCACGGCAGGCGTCTCTTTTAAGGACAAGAGCCGCGACTACGAGGGAACCCGTTTCTACTACGATTTATCGAGGTTGTCGCCCGCGATCGACGACATCTACACGCCCGACGACTACCTCAATTTCGGGAACGTGGCCAACGGTATGCTGACGATCAACCGCCAGAAACAGCCCAAGGACAGCTATGAGGCTGGGAACCGGATTTTGGCGGGCTATCTCTCGCTGAACCTGAAACCGCTGCCGGCATTGCTCGTCAACGCCGGAGTACGCTACGAAGTATCGAAGCAATGGGTCGACTACTACAACGACCAGAGCATCCGCCAGCGGCGCAATCTGGATAAAAACGACCTTTTCCCTGCGTTGAACGTCAAATACGGCTTCAACGGGAAACACCAATTGCGTCTGGCGGCCTCGCGCACGATCACCCGCCCGTCATTCATCGAAATGGCCCCGTTTCTCTATCAGGAATCCTACGGTTCGGTACAGTTGCGCGGTAACGAGAATTTGCAGAACAGCTACAACTACAACCTCGACCTGCGTTATGAATTCTTGAATCAGCAGGGCAATATGGTTTCCGTAACGGGTTATTACAAATATCTCGATGAACCCATCGAGCGCGTACAAATGCTCGCTGGAGGGGCTGCCGTACATACGTTCCGCAACGCCGACAATGGCATGGCCGCTGGCGTCGAAGTCGAGGTGCGCAAATCCCTGACGCGGACGCTGCGCATCGCCGTGAATGGCACCTATATGTACACCAACGTCAAGTTGCCCGAGGGCGGAGCCTACACCAACAAGGAACGGGCCCTGCAAGGCGCTTCGCCCTATCTGGTCAACGCCGATCTCACATGGTCGCCCCGTTTCGGTGCAGAGAGGCAACTCAATCTGGCCTTGCTTTACAACCTGCAAGGTCCTCGGATTCATGCGGTCGGAATCTCCGGGCTGGGCGACATTGAGCAGCGCTCCGTGCACACGCTCAACTTCTCGGCCGGATACCGTTTCAGCCGTCGCGCGGAGCTGAAAATGCAGCTGACCGACCTGCTCGACCGCGCGATGGTCTTCGATCAGGAGGTGCCGCAGACCGGGGAATCTGTCGAGGTCGAGCGTTACCGGCAGGGGATGGGATTCGAGATCGGAGTAAACCTGAAATTCTGA